In a genomic window of Weissella tructae:
- a CDS encoding isoprenyl transferase: MLFKWTQKKQAPVAVELDMERIPNHVAIIMDGNGRWAKQRSMPRIAGHQRGMEVVKEITKSASQLGVKVLTLYAFSTENWKRPEKEVGFLMQLPGKFFDTFVPELIAQNVRVQVMGYIDQLPEDTQRAVNDAVAQTANNTGMVLNFALNYGGRAEITTGVQELAQRVVTGEMTVDEITEETVSASMMTAPLGEYADPELLIRTSGEQRLSNFLIWQLAYAEFVFMDQHWPEFTPAVFEEAMMIYQGRDRRFGGLAENKSDKK; encoded by the coding sequence GTGCTATTTAAATGGACACAGAAGAAACAAGCCCCGGTAGCGGTTGAGTTAGATATGGAACGTATTCCAAATCACGTCGCGATTATCATGGATGGGAATGGTCGCTGGGCCAAGCAACGTAGTATGCCGCGTATTGCAGGACATCAACGCGGGATGGAAGTTGTAAAAGAAATTACGAAGTCTGCAAGTCAATTAGGCGTTAAAGTTTTGACACTGTACGCTTTTTCAACAGAAAATTGGAAGCGTCCAGAAAAAGAAGTTGGCTTTTTGATGCAATTACCAGGTAAGTTTTTCGACACTTTTGTACCAGAGTTGATTGCGCAAAATGTTCGTGTGCAAGTGATGGGATATATTGATCAATTACCTGAAGACACACAACGTGCTGTTAATGATGCTGTCGCACAAACGGCTAATAACACGGGGATGGTATTGAACTTTGCGTTGAATTACGGTGGTCGCGCAGAAATCACAACTGGTGTACAAGAATTGGCACAACGTGTGGTAACTGGTGAAATGACTGTTGATGAAATTACAGAAGAAACAGTTTCAGCATCAATGATGACTGCACCTTTGGGTGAATATGCTGATCCAGAATTGTTGATTCGTACTAGTGGTGAACAACGTTTGTCTAATTTCTTAATCTGGCAATTGGCCTATGCGGAATTTGTGTTCATGGACCAACATTGGCCAGAATTTACACCAGCGGTGTTTGAAGAGGCGATGATGATTTACCAAGGGCGTGATCGTCGTTTTGGTGGACTAGCTGAAAATAAGAGTGATAAAAAATAA
- a CDS encoding phosphatidate cytidylyltransferase, whose product MKTRVITATVALAIFVPLVLLGGWWIQGLAAVLALVATSEIVRMRRTLLVDFGAILAMVGAVVLTLPTTVWQDWHLPVALQGTTLMYVFVVLMLFHTVIAKNKFSFEDAGVFTLAMMYVGMGFHAFAQARLAGISTIFFVLMIVWITDSGAYMVGRKIGKNKLAPNISPNKTWEGSIGGTVAAVLFAAVYLIFFPQQYGWLTMVGIALIVSVAGQFGDLIESALKRFYKVKDSGDILPGHGGILDRFDSMLIAFPVFYLLGGF is encoded by the coding sequence ATGAAAACACGTGTTATTACAGCAACAGTGGCGTTAGCAATTTTTGTGCCGCTTGTATTGCTTGGGGGATGGTGGATTCAAGGGTTAGCAGCAGTGTTAGCTTTGGTAGCCACAAGTGAAATTGTACGTATGCGTCGTACGCTTTTGGTAGACTTTGGTGCAATTCTTGCGATGGTGGGAGCTGTCGTTTTGACTTTACCAACAACAGTATGGCAAGACTGGCATTTGCCAGTTGCGCTACAAGGAACAACGTTGATGTATGTCTTTGTTGTCCTAATGCTATTCCATACAGTAATTGCTAAGAATAAGTTCAGCTTTGAAGATGCTGGAGTATTCACACTAGCAATGATGTATGTGGGAATGGGATTCCATGCATTTGCCCAAGCGCGTTTGGCAGGGATTTCAACAATCTTCTTCGTTTTGATGATTGTATGGATTACTGACTCAGGTGCATACATGGTTGGACGTAAGATTGGGAAGAACAAGTTAGCACCAAACATCAGTCCTAATAAGACATGGGAAGGGTCAATTGGAGGAACAGTTGCAGCGGTATTGTTTGCGGCTGTTTATCTAATTTTCTTCCCACAACAATATGGTTGGTTAACAATGGTCGGTATTGCGTTAATTGTATCTGTTGCAGGACAATTCGGTGATTTAATTGAATCAGCTTTGAAGCGTTTCTACAAAGTGAAAGATTCAGGAGATATTTTGCCAGGTCATGGTGGAATTCTAGATCGCTTTGATTCAATGTTGATCGCATTCCCTGTATTCTACTTGTTGGGTGGATTTTAA
- the rseP gene encoding RIP metalloprotease RseP translates to MMGESMQAFIAFIFVFGLIVVVHEFGHFYVAKKAGVRVREFAVGMGPKLFQKQRNGTTYTVRVLPLGGYVRLASQLDDQDSLQAGMTVTLALEDGIVKKINASREADLFVGQPLVVNRFDLVDEMYIEGYRDMESEELTRYTVDHDATIIETDGTAVLVAPRDTLVESAKLWQRALINIAGSFNNLMLTIILFLGLSFALPGVTTSTVDTIAPNTPAATAGLKSGDKLTSVDGKYMTKWGDIQGAIQAAPDKEITLGLVRDDKAETVKITPKGTEIQGMTIGQIGVTPAMDTSVSARVNYAINATVTSVTQIWHAILNMTKDFSLDKLGGPVAIYKTTETVSGFGLLGLLGFVAMLSVNLGMMNLLPIPGLDGGKLLLNLVEAIIRRPVPEKIETVITLIGVAILVLLMLAVTGNDILRYFVR, encoded by the coding sequence ATGATGGGGGAAAGTATGCAAGCATTTATTGCGTTTATTTTTGTATTTGGACTGATTGTGGTCGTACACGAATTTGGTCACTTTTATGTTGCGAAGAAAGCGGGCGTTCGTGTTCGTGAATTCGCTGTGGGGATGGGACCAAAGCTATTTCAAAAGCAACGAAACGGGACAACATACACCGTTCGCGTTTTACCCTTGGGTGGTTATGTTCGTTTAGCTAGCCAATTGGATGATCAAGACAGTTTACAAGCAGGTATGACAGTCACGTTAGCTTTAGAAGATGGCATTGTTAAGAAAATTAATGCATCTCGCGAAGCAGATTTATTTGTTGGACAACCGTTAGTTGTTAATCGTTTTGATTTAGTTGATGAGATGTATATCGAAGGATATCGTGACATGGAATCAGAAGAATTAACACGCTATACAGTTGACCATGACGCAACAATTATTGAAACAGATGGAACTGCAGTCTTGGTTGCACCACGAGATACATTGGTGGAATCTGCGAAGCTATGGCAACGTGCTTTAATTAACATCGCGGGATCATTCAATAATTTGATGTTAACAATCATTTTGTTCTTAGGATTATCATTTGCGCTTCCGGGTGTCACAACAAGTACCGTTGATACGATTGCGCCTAATACACCGGCGGCAACGGCCGGTTTGAAATCAGGTGATAAATTAACTTCCGTTGATGGTAAGTACATGACGAAGTGGGGCGATATCCAAGGAGCTATTCAAGCGGCGCCGGATAAGGAAATTACCTTAGGATTAGTACGTGATGATAAGGCGGAAACTGTTAAAATCACACCAAAGGGAACTGAAATCCAAGGCATGACAATTGGACAAATTGGTGTAACGCCAGCGATGGATACATCTGTATCTGCACGCGTCAATTATGCCATTAATGCAACAGTCACATCTGTGACACAAATCTGGCATGCGATTTTGAACATGACCAAAGATTTTTCACTAGATAAGTTGGGTGGTCCTGTTGCGATTTATAAGACGACAGAAACTGTTAGTGGATTTGGTTTGTTAGGATTATTGGGATTTGTCGCAATGTTGTCTGTTAACTTAGGGATGATGAACTTGTTGCCAATTCCAGGATTAGATGGTGGTAAGTTGTTATTGAATTTGGTGGAGGCGATTATTCGCCGTCCGGTTCCAGAAAAAATTGAAACAGTGATTACGTTAATCGGTGTCGCTATCTTAGTGCTATTGATGTTAGCTGTGACGGGAAATGATATTCTACGCTATTTTGTACGCTAG
- a CDS encoding proline--tRNA ligase encodes MKQSKVFIPTLREVPADAEVISHQLLVRAGYIRPVSAGVFAYLPLAQRVLNKITAIIREEMEEIDAVEMAAPVLLPAEMWQESGRYDTYGPNLFKLKNRHERDMILGPTHEETLTTLIRDDIKSYKRLPLTMYQIQTKFRDESRPRFGLLRGREFIMKDAYSFSVDEEGLNQAYNEMESAYIKIFDRVGLDYRVIVGDAGAMGGSDSKEFSAPAAAGEDIIAYSDASDYAANLEMAKDLYTPNKSHAPAVALEKIATPEVKSIDELSEYLKTTPDQLVKTLVMYADEQPVLILIRGDFEVNEVKVQNLLNADELRMATDEEVVTLLGAPAGSLGPVGVGEDVKIIADEWVMDMVNLTVGANDAGFHYLNANLNRDFRVDEVADVRTAREGDLAVDGKGHLKFTRGIEIGHIFKLGTRYSESMGAQVLDANGRQADVIMGSYGIGVSRLLSAIAEQNADESGFAWPQSVAPWDVHLVPIKYSDELQGALTNDLNTALEAAGYEVLVDDRNERPGVKFADSDLIGLPVRVTVGKKAGEGIVEVKLRNAEEGIEVRADELVDTLRILLGQNAD; translated from the coding sequence ATGAAGCAATCAAAGGTATTTATTCCTACGCTGCGTGAAGTACCAGCTGATGCAGAAGTAATTTCGCATCAATTACTTGTTCGTGCTGGATACATTCGTCCAGTTTCAGCGGGAGTTTTTGCATACTTGCCATTGGCACAACGTGTCTTGAACAAGATTACAGCCATTATTCGTGAGGAAATGGAAGAAATTGATGCAGTTGAAATGGCTGCGCCAGTTTTGTTGCCGGCTGAAATGTGGCAAGAATCAGGTCGTTACGACACGTACGGTCCTAACTTGTTTAAGTTGAAGAACCGTCACGAACGTGACATGATCTTAGGCCCAACACACGAAGAAACACTAACAACATTGATTCGTGATGACATCAAGTCATACAAGCGTTTGCCTTTGACAATGTACCAAATTCAAACGAAGTTCCGTGATGAAAGTCGTCCACGTTTTGGTTTGTTGCGTGGTCGTGAATTTATTATGAAGGATGCCTACTCATTCTCAGTGGATGAAGAAGGTTTGAACCAAGCGTACAATGAAATGGAATCTGCATACATCAAGATTTTTGATCGTGTAGGATTAGACTACCGTGTTATTGTTGGGGATGCTGGAGCCATGGGTGGATCAGATTCTAAGGAATTCTCTGCCCCAGCTGCTGCTGGTGAAGATATCATTGCTTACTCAGATGCCTCTGACTACGCAGCGAACTTGGAAATGGCCAAGGATCTTTACACACCTAACAAGTCACATGCACCTGCGGTGGCTTTGGAAAAGATTGCTACACCAGAAGTGAAGTCAATTGATGAATTGTCAGAATACCTAAAGACAACGCCTGACCAATTGGTTAAGACATTGGTGATGTATGCTGACGAACAACCTGTTTTGATTTTGATTCGTGGTGACTTTGAAGTTAACGAAGTTAAGGTACAAAACCTATTGAACGCTGACGAACTACGCATGGCAACTGATGAAGAAGTTGTGACTTTGCTAGGAGCGCCAGCTGGTTCCCTTGGTCCTGTTGGTGTTGGTGAAGATGTAAAAATCATCGCTGACGAATGGGTAATGGACATGGTCAACTTGACTGTTGGGGCGAATGACGCTGGGTTCCATTACTTGAACGCTAACTTGAACCGTGATTTCCGTGTTGATGAAGTTGCTGATGTGCGTACAGCACGTGAAGGTGATTTGGCTGTAGACGGTAAGGGTCACTTGAAGTTCACTCGTGGAATTGAAATTGGACACATCTTTAAGTTGGGAACACGTTACTCAGAATCAATGGGTGCACAAGTTCTTGATGCGAATGGACGTCAAGCAGATGTTATCATGGGTTCTTACGGAATCGGTGTTTCACGTCTATTGTCAGCTATTGCGGAACAAAATGCAGATGAATCTGGATTTGCTTGGCCACAAAGTGTTGCACCGTGGGATGTTCACTTGGTACCAATCAAGTACTCTGATGAACTACAAGGTGCTTTGACAAATGATTTGAACACAGCGCTAGAAGCAGCTGGTTACGAAGTTTTGGTCGATGACCGTAACGAACGTCCAGGGGTTAAGTTTGCTGATTCAGACCTAATCGGATTGCCAGTCCGTGTGACAGTTGGTAAGAAGGCCGGTGAAGGTATTGTTGAAGTGAAGTTGCGTAATGCTGAAGAAGGTATCGAAGTTCGTGCCGATGAATTAGTTGATACATTACGTATTTTGCTAGGACAAAACGCCGACTAA
- a CDS encoding PolC-type DNA polymerase III yields the protein MALNAQEQFQVLLQQLNIESVPACFENAALDKVVVHKKSNTWQFFMSWMNLPDVTETAEFVNRMQTSFTAIAGTDFQVTIANQPDNATIINYWRWVLQQNQAEPGAFRQAFGQIMPQEIDGKLTLVFSNAVWAKYAASTGLPIILKTYAKLGVNLTNAFDIRVDEALEAENLAEHKQKVAEQDQQLAETAKVQIEQEHKQRKKAPSKSAGGNANAVGRKIGADAERMAMADVDSEERSVIFEGYVFDAEVRELKSERKLLNLKMTDYTSSFIVKKFSRDESDEAFFDNIKPGVWLRVRGPIQQDDFARDLTMTAFDMEIVKHPSRQEEYAGEEKRVELGTHTLMSTMDATNSISDYVKQAAKWGMDAIAITDTAGAQGFPEAASAAKKNGIKMIYGIEVNLVEDGEPIVFNPNNTNLEDAEYVVFDIETTGLSAAYDKIIELSAVRMQKGNVIAEFSEFIDPGFPLSETTVNLTSITDADVQGSKSEEQVLREFHEFYGDAILVGHNVTFDMGFVNEGFMRHGMPLIENPVIDTLTLARFLYPTMRSYRLNTLAKHFGVLLEQHHRAIFDAETTGHLNRIFLAEAKEKYGITSADQLNDHMTENDAWRHGRPNKATVLVQNQTGVKNLYKLLSESNTQYFFRVPRVPRSLLNKYREGLLIGTGDTSGEFWEALVQKGPAQALEKAKYYDYLEIHPSPNYVPAIEAELIQDEARLRQLMTQAVEIGDQLDKPVVVTGDVHYLNPEDYIYRKVLISSQGGANPLNRYSLPELHMRTTQEVLDDFAWMGEDLAKQVVIDNTRKVADMIEDVEAIKGGNYPPNMPTAEEEIKQLTYDTAREMYGNPLPEIIEARIEQELQSIINNGFSVIYLVAQRLVAKSNKDGYLVGSRGSVGSSLVALLIGVTEVNALPPHYRSLGGDYVEFVDPRIYDSGYDLPDKYSPIDGSLLIGDGHNIPFETFLGFLGNKVPDIDLNFSGDYQPYAHNYMKSLFGENNVFRAGTIATVADKTAYGYAKAYERENELQLRGAEIDRLASGATGVKRTTGQHPAGILIVPDDMEIFDFTPIQFPADDVNATWKTTHFDFHSIHDNILKMDILGHDDPTMIRALQDMSGIDPQTIPMDDPGVMSLFTTTEGLGVTENQIFSKTGTLGVPEFGTAFVRGMLEETQPKNYGELLQISGLSHGTDVWRGNADELIQKGTADIRTVIGTRDKIMTDLINYGMQPESAFQIMEKVRKGKGISDEYQVEMRAAKVPEWYIESCLKIKYMFPRAHAAAYVLMALRIAYFKVYFPTLYYAAYFSVRATNFDIVSMSRGMNSTKAKIQEIKSMGNEASAKDKDLLTVLELANEALERGITFNMVDLYKSDAEQWVLDGKTLIAPFNAVPGLGDNVAKRIMAARAEGEFLSKEDLAQRGGVSKTLMDFFDQNGVLEGMSDQNQLDLF from the coding sequence ATGGCTTTGAATGCGCAAGAACAATTTCAAGTTTTACTACAACAATTGAATATTGAGTCAGTGCCTGCATGTTTTGAAAATGCAGCATTGGATAAAGTTGTTGTCCATAAGAAGTCAAACACGTGGCAATTCTTTATGTCATGGATGAATTTGCCTGACGTAACAGAAACAGCTGAATTTGTGAATCGTATGCAGACGTCGTTTACAGCGATTGCAGGTACTGATTTTCAAGTGACGATTGCCAACCAACCCGACAATGCGACAATTATTAATTACTGGCGTTGGGTATTACAACAAAATCAAGCTGAACCAGGTGCCTTTCGACAAGCCTTTGGGCAAATTATGCCACAAGAAATTGATGGCAAGTTAACGCTAGTCTTTAGTAATGCGGTTTGGGCGAAGTATGCGGCATCAACGGGATTGCCTATTATTTTGAAGACCTACGCAAAGTTAGGGGTTAATTTAACGAACGCGTTTGATATTCGCGTAGATGAAGCTTTAGAAGCTGAAAACTTAGCGGAGCACAAACAAAAAGTGGCCGAACAAGATCAACAATTAGCTGAAACCGCAAAAGTGCAAATTGAACAAGAACATAAGCAACGTAAGAAGGCGCCTAGCAAGAGTGCTGGTGGTAACGCGAATGCTGTGGGACGTAAGATTGGTGCTGACGCTGAACGTATGGCAATGGCGGATGTTGATTCAGAAGAACGCTCAGTTATTTTTGAAGGATATGTGTTTGATGCCGAAGTTCGAGAACTAAAATCAGAACGTAAGCTACTGAACTTGAAGATGACTGACTATACGAGTTCATTTATTGTGAAGAAGTTTTCTCGTGATGAATCTGATGAAGCGTTCTTTGATAACATTAAGCCTGGTGTTTGGCTACGTGTACGTGGACCGATTCAACAAGACGATTTTGCCCGTGATTTGACGATGACTGCTTTTGACATGGAAATTGTTAAGCACCCAAGTCGTCAAGAAGAATACGCTGGTGAAGAAAAGCGTGTTGAATTGGGGACACATACATTGATGTCAACGATGGATGCAACCAACAGTATTAGTGATTATGTGAAGCAAGCTGCTAAGTGGGGCATGGATGCAATCGCGATTACAGATACAGCTGGTGCGCAAGGTTTCCCTGAAGCGGCGTCTGCGGCAAAAAAGAATGGCATCAAGATGATTTACGGAATTGAAGTCAATTTAGTTGAAGATGGAGAACCAATTGTCTTTAATCCAAATAATACGAACCTAGAAGATGCTGAATATGTTGTTTTTGACATTGAAACAACTGGACTATCAGCGGCTTACGATAAGATTATTGAATTGTCAGCGGTTCGCATGCAAAAAGGAAATGTCATTGCTGAATTTTCAGAATTCATTGATCCAGGTTTCCCGTTAAGTGAAACAACGGTTAATTTGACATCGATTACGGATGCTGATGTCCAAGGGTCAAAGTCAGAAGAGCAAGTACTTCGTGAATTCCATGAATTCTATGGGGATGCTATTTTGGTTGGGCACAATGTGACGTTTGACATGGGCTTTGTAAATGAAGGGTTTATGCGTCATGGGATGCCATTGATTGAAAATCCGGTTATTGACACTTTGACGTTAGCGCGTTTCTTATATCCAACAATGCGTTCATACCGATTGAACACGCTGGCAAAACATTTTGGTGTTCTTTTGGAGCAACATCACCGTGCCATCTTTGACGCGGAAACAACTGGACATTTGAATCGTATCTTCTTAGCTGAAGCTAAGGAGAAATATGGGATTACTTCAGCTGATCAATTAAACGATCATATGACTGAAAATGACGCATGGCGTCATGGTCGTCCAAATAAAGCAACGGTTTTGGTACAAAACCAAACAGGTGTAAAAAATCTGTATAAGTTGTTATCAGAATCAAATACACAATATTTCTTCCGTGTACCTCGAGTACCGCGTTCATTATTGAATAAGTATCGCGAAGGATTGTTAATTGGAACGGGTGATACGTCCGGTGAATTCTGGGAAGCGTTAGTTCAAAAAGGACCGGCGCAAGCACTAGAAAAAGCCAAGTATTATGACTACTTAGAAATTCATCCGTCACCTAACTATGTACCAGCAATTGAAGCGGAGTTGATTCAAGATGAAGCGCGTTTACGTCAATTGATGACACAAGCGGTTGAGATTGGTGACCAATTGGATAAGCCTGTTGTTGTAACAGGGGATGTCCATTATCTAAATCCAGAAGACTATATTTATCGTAAGGTATTAATTAGCTCACAAGGTGGGGCGAATCCGTTGAATCGTTATTCATTACCAGAATTGCATATGCGTACAACGCAAGAAGTCTTGGATGACTTCGCGTGGATGGGTGAAGACTTAGCAAAGCAAGTTGTTATCGACAATACTCGTAAAGTTGCGGACATGATTGAGGATGTAGAGGCGATTAAAGGTGGGAACTATCCGCCAAATATGCCAACTGCTGAAGAAGAAATTAAGCAATTAACGTATGACACTGCACGTGAAATGTACGGAAATCCTTTGCCTGAAATTATCGAAGCGCGTATTGAACAAGAATTACAATCAATTATTAATAATGGTTTCTCTGTTATTTATCTTGTGGCACAACGTTTGGTGGCGAAGTCAAATAAAGACGGGTACCTGGTTGGATCTCGTGGATCCGTTGGATCTTCATTAGTTGCCTTGTTGATTGGGGTGACGGAAGTGAATGCCTTGCCGCCACATTATCGTAGTTTAGGTGGAGATTATGTGGAGTTTGTTGACCCACGTATTTACGACTCTGGATATGATTTGCCGGATAAGTACAGTCCAATTGATGGTAGTTTGTTGATTGGGGATGGGCACAACATTCCGTTTGAAACTTTCCTTGGATTCTTAGGAAACAAGGTTCCCGATATTGATTTGAACTTCTCGGGAGACTACCAACCATATGCGCACAACTATATGAAGTCATTGTTTGGTGAAAACAATGTATTCCGTGCTGGAACAATTGCGACAGTTGCGGATAAAACAGCATATGGGTATGCAAAGGCATATGAACGTGAAAATGAATTACAATTACGTGGCGCTGAAATCGACCGATTAGCATCTGGTGCCACTGGGGTAAAGCGTACAACTGGGCAACACCCGGCGGGGATTTTGATTGTGCCGGATGATATGGAAATCTTTGATTTCACACCAATTCAATTCCCGGCGGATGATGTTAATGCTACTTGGAAGACGACTCACTTTGATTTCCATTCAATTCACGATAATATCTTGAAAATGGATATTCTGGGGCATGATGACCCAACTATGATTCGTGCGCTACAAGACATGTCTGGTATTGATCCACAAACAATTCCAATGGATGATCCAGGTGTCATGAGTCTGTTTACAACAACTGAAGGATTAGGTGTTACAGAAAATCAGATTTTCTCAAAAACGGGAACACTAGGAGTGCCTGAATTTGGAACGGCCTTTGTTCGTGGTATGTTGGAAGAAACACAACCTAAGAACTATGGAGAACTATTACAGATTTCTGGTTTATCACACGGTACTGACGTGTGGCGTGGTAATGCGGATGAACTGATTCAAAAGGGGACTGCTGACATTCGTACCGTTATCGGAACCCGTGACAAAATCATGACCGACTTGATTAACTACGGAATGCAACCTGAATCCGCCTTTCAAATTATGGAAAAGGTGCGTAAAGGAAAAGGGATTTCGGATGAATACCAAGTTGAAATGCGTGCTGCCAAGGTGCCGGAATGGTATATTGAATCTTGTTTGAAGATTAAGTATATGTTCCCGCGTGCCCACGCGGCTGCCTATGTTTTGATGGCCCTTCGTATTGCTTACTTTAAGGTGTACTTCCCAACGTTGTATTACGCCGCTTATTTCTCAGTGCGTGCAACGAACTTTGATATTGTGTCAATGTCCCGTGGAATGAATTCTACGAAGGCGAAGATTCAAGAGATTAAGAGCATGGGTAATGAAGCTTCAGCGAAAGATAAAGATTTGCTGACTGTTTTAGAGTTAGCTAACGAAGCATTAGAACGTGGTATTACATTTAATATGGTTGATTTGTACAAGTCTGACGCGGAACAATGGGTTCTAGATGGTAAAACATTAATTGCGCCATTTAACGCGGTACCTGGGTTAGGTGATAACGTTGCCAAGCGTATTATGGCTGCACGTGCTGAAGGTGAATTCCTATCTAAGGAAGATTTAGCGCAACGTGGAGGTGTATCGAAGACTTTGATGGACTTCTTTGACCAAAATGGTGTCTTGGAAGGTATGTCAGACCAAAATCAATTAGATTTGTTTTAA
- a CDS encoding TrmH family RNA methyltransferase encodes MSDIDINNAIDYRNLGDDFKGLSNEDIMQALDQRRGEMITVLQNISHDFNKATAVRNHNAFSGKEIVFLNPDNPMDTENEEGAKRWNKKGAVGAQHYEHIKHARIKDYEKLFSDWRADGYTIYAVDNTPGYELTSIFDVQLPAKSVFLFGEEQIGLADALIEAADGMIYIPQTGSVRSVNVSVAHGIISALYSAQHPIQL; translated from the coding sequence ATGAGTGATATTGATATTAACAATGCAATTGATTACCGTAATTTAGGGGATGACTTTAAAGGGCTTAGTAATGAAGATATTATGCAAGCACTTGACCAACGTCGCGGTGAGATGATTACTGTTTTACAAAATATTAGCCATGACTTCAATAAAGCGACGGCCGTACGTAACCATAATGCTTTTTCAGGTAAGGAAATTGTCTTCTTGAATCCAGATAATCCCATGGATACTGAAAATGAAGAAGGTGCCAAGCGTTGGAATAAAAAAGGGGCCGTTGGTGCCCAACATTATGAACACATTAAGCATGCCCGTATTAAAGATTACGAAAAGTTGTTTTCTGATTGGCGCGCTGATGGCTACACGATTTATGCAGTAGACAATACACCTGGATACGAATTAACAAGTATCTTTGATGTTCAACTGCCTGCGAAAAGTGTCTTCTTGTTTGGAGAAGAACAAATCGGTTTAGCTGATGCCTTGATTGAAGCTGCGGATGGTATGATCTATATTCCGCAAACAGGATCTGTTCGTTCGGTGAATGTTTCTGTTGCGCACGGCATTATTAGTGCCTTATATTCTGCCCAACATCCAATTCAACTGTAA
- a CDS encoding DEAD/DEAH box helicase family protein, giving the protein MKRENNDVGREYVVAFNGMSAISKQRCNRCQAKVLRWMVGPQGKYCWTCSSMGTVTDHKSLEVIATNKRIDVPKSLMRWEGTLTSQQAKLAEYLCRETKENQLVHAVTGAGKTEMLYPVLEKYLSAYARVAFVAPRVDVVHEIAARLKPIFNVTQTTMTGEQKDTHQYGQLVFATIHQLFKFKDAFDLVIVDECDAFPVYRNSWLQGAITKALKRNGRLICLTATLPNDLHQQYGITKEHTLQLYCRFHGYPLPNLIIRYCRNWRRKFPKDALQVLKNQKSPILIFVPEIKDCVYVKNILESVLGQSVGIVYAGIENRSETIKHFKRGQTHYLVTTILLERGVTFPGIDVMIIGAESAIFSTASLIQIAGRCGRSIDRPTGYVYVYSEWKMRKITRAYSEIKRMNK; this is encoded by the coding sequence ATGAAAAGAGAAAACAATGATGTAGGGCGTGAATATGTTGTAGCATTTAATGGTATGAGTGCAATAAGTAAGCAAAGATGTAATCGATGTCAGGCAAAGGTATTAAGGTGGATGGTCGGTCCACAAGGGAAATACTGTTGGACTTGTTCATCTATGGGAACGGTCACTGATCATAAGTCGTTAGAAGTTATAGCAACAAATAAAAGAATTGATGTACCCAAATCTTTGATGCGTTGGGAGGGAACATTAACCAGTCAGCAAGCCAAGCTTGCGGAGTACTTATGTAGAGAGACAAAAGAAAATCAACTGGTACACGCAGTTACTGGGGCGGGCAAGACAGAAATGTTGTATCCTGTGTTAGAAAAATACCTGAGTGCCTATGCGAGGGTAGCCTTTGTGGCACCACGAGTTGATGTGGTCCATGAAATTGCAGCACGTTTAAAACCAATCTTTAATGTGACACAAACAACGATGACCGGGGAACAAAAAGATACGCATCAGTATGGTCAGCTAGTATTTGCGACTATTCATCAGTTATTTAAATTTAAAGACGCATTCGACTTAGTCATTGTGGATGAATGTGATGCATTTCCTGTCTATAGGAATAGCTGGTTACAAGGTGCGATTACAAAGGCATTAAAACGAAATGGTCGCTTAATCTGTTTAACGGCAACATTGCCAAATGATTTACATCAACAATATGGAATTACAAAGGAGCATACGTTACAGTTATATTGTAGGTTTCATGGGTATCCATTACCGAATCTGATAATTAGATATTGTCGAAATTGGCGGCGGAAATTTCCAAAAGATGCTTTACAGGTTCTGAAAAATCAAAAGAGCCCAATCTTAATTTTTGTGCCAGAAATTAAAGACTGTGTATACGTCAAAAATATCCTTGAATCAGTGTTAGGCCAATCGGTAGGCATAGTGTATGCGGGTATTGAAAATCGATCAGAGACAATCAAACATTTTAAGCGTGGGCAGACACACTATCTGGTTACCACGATTTTGCTAGAACGTGGGGTCACATTTCCGGGAATTGATGTCATGATTATTGGCGCAGAATCAGCGATTTTTAGTACAGCATCGTTAATTCAAATCGCGGGACGTTGTGGTCGATCTATCGATAGGCCGACGGGATATGTCTATGTGTACAGTGAATGGAAAATGCGTAAAATAACGCGAGCATATTCAGAAATTAAGAGGATGAACAAATGA